Proteins from a single region of Thunnus maccoyii chromosome 23, fThuMac1.1, whole genome shotgun sequence:
- the atp6v1e1b gene encoding V-type proton ATPase subunit E 1, which translates to MALSDADVQKQIKHMMAFIEQEANEKAEEIDAKAEEEFNIEKGRLVQTQRLKIMEYYEKKEKQIEQQKKIQMSNLMNQARLKVLKARDDMISEMLNEARQRLANVAKDQARYPALLDGLILQGFYQLLESKVTIRCRKQDLQLVQASIQRNIPIYKAAVKNNLEVRVDQDNFLSPDISGGIEIYNGDGKIKVSNTLESRLDLMAQQMMPEIRVSLFGANPNRKFMD; encoded by the exons ATGGCGCTCAGCGATGCCGACGTTCAGAAGCAG ATCAAGCACATGATGGCCTTCATCGAACAGGAGGCCAACGAGAAGGCAGAGGAGATTGATGCAAAG GCGGAAGAAGAGTTCAACATCGAGAAGGGCCGTCTGGTCCAAACTCAGAGGCTGAAGATAATGGAGTACTACgagaagaaagagaagcagaTTGAGCAGCAGAAGAAAAT CCAAATGTCCAACCTGATGAATCAGGCTCGACTGAAGGTACTGAAGGCCCGTGATGATATGATCTCG GAAATGCTGAATGAGGCTCGCCAACGGCTTGCTAACGTAGCAAAAGACCAAGCCAGGTATCCAGCTCTGTTGGACGGCTTGATTTTACAG GGATTCTATCAGCTCCTGGAGTCCAAAGTGACTATTCGCTGCCGTAAACAGGACCTGCAGTTGGTACAG GCGTCCATCCAGAGGAATATCCCTATATACAAAGCGGCTGTGAAGAACAATCTGGAGGTCCGCGTCGACCAGGACAACTTCCTCTCCCCAGACAT ttCTGGAGGTATTGAGATCTATAATGGTGATGGGAAGATCAAGGTGTCCAACACCCTGGAGAGCAGACTGGACCTCATGGCTCAGCAG atgATGCCTGAAATCCGAGTGTCTCTCTTCGGTGCCAACCCAAACCGCAAGTTTATGGACTGA
- the ada2b gene encoding adenosine deaminase 2-A has translation MVILICQAVVTYVPLLWFVRVTEGMPDPTQRDMLMREEASRQTGGRVILTAAEQKLDAYLHRLKEQEMSAAQFPPAIHFFKAKPLIQKSSIFKLLQKMPKGGALHIHSSSLVSVEWLVKNVTYRPHCYICFTWDNSVRFLFSDRQPFPRWDCFYWQLLETLRAKIGDPTGFDNSLMQHLTLFTEDPDGQYPNQDVVWEKFEEAFITAAGLVTHAPVLKDYFYKGLEELHHDNIIYLELRSGLSRTYELDGTIHDKVWTLKTFQEVTKKFVADHPDFLGARVIISVPRALSVSEVKAAVKEAIQLQKDFPDVVAGFDMVGREDSGRTLWYFREALSLPAELGVTLPYFFHAGETDDEGTDIDQNILDALLFNTTRIGHGYALAHHPLAKELSRKRNVAVELCPISNQVLKLVSDLRNHPATVLMSEGHPMVISSDDPSLFGTTGLSYDFYQAFVGIGGLKANLGTLKELAVNSIRYSSLPAHLKDMGHAMWKNKWDAFILDNS, from the exons ATGGTGATCTTAATCTGCCAGGCTGTGGTCACATATGTGCCCCTTCTGTGGTTTGTGAGGGTGACTGAAGGGATGCCTGACCCCACTCAGAGGGACATGCTGATGCGTGAGGAGGCGTCCAGACAGACAGGCGGCCGAGTGATTCTGACAGCCGCTGAGCAGAAGCTTGACGCTTACCTCCATCGGTTAAAGGAGCAAGAGATGTCTGCTGCCCAGTTCCCTCCTGCTATCCACTTCTTCAAAGCGAAGCCTCTCATCCAAAAGAGCTCAATCTTCAAACTGCTGCAGAAGATGCCTAAAG GCGGAGCTCTGCACATCCACAGCTCATCTCTGGTCAGTGTTGAATGGCTGGTGAAAAACGTCACCTACAGGCCACACTGCTACATCTGCTTCACGTGGGACAACTCGGTCCGCTTCCTGTTCTCCGACCGCCAGCCCTTCCCGCGTTGGGACTGCTTCTACTGGCAGCTGCTTGAGACTTTAAGAGCCAAAATTGGAGACCCTACAGGCTTTGATAACAG tttaatgcAGCACCTCACACTGTTCACTGAGGATCCAGATGGTCAGTACCCAAACCAAGACGTTGTGTGGGAGAAGTTTGAGGAAGCCTTCATCACAGCTGCTGGGTTAGTCACCCATGCTCCTGTGCTGAAGGACTACTTCTATAAAGGCCTGGAGGAACTTCACCATGACAACATCATCTACCTGGAACTCAGGAGCGGTCTCTCGAGG acaTACGAGCTCGATGGAACCATTCATGACAAGGTCTGGactctgaaaacatttcaagaaGTTACAAAGAAGTTTGTAGCAGATCATCCGGACTTTCTCGGGGCTCGTGTCATAATATCTGTCCCCAG GGCTCTGAGTGTATCTGAGGTCAAAGCAGCCGTGAAAGAGGCCATTCAGCTACAAAAAGATTTCCCGGATGTTGTTGCAGGATTTGACATG GTTGGCAGGGAGGACAGCGGGAGAACTCTTTGGTACTTCAGAGAGGCACTTTCTCTGCCAGCTGAACTGGGTGTCACACTGCCGTACTTCTTTCACGCAGGAGAGACAG atgATGAAGGCACTGACATAGATCAAAACATTCTTGATGCCCTTTTGTTCAACACCACACGCATCGGGCACGGATATGCTTTGGCACACCACCCACTTGCTAAAGAGCTTTCCAGAAAAAGAAACGTGGCTGTGGAGCTGTGCCCCATCTCAAACCAG gTGCTGAAGCTGGTATCGGACCTTAGGAACCATCCTGCAACTGTGCTGATGTCTGAGGGTCACCCGATGGTGATCAGCTCTGATGACCCGTCTCTGTTCGGTACCACAGGCCTCTCCTATGACTTCTATCAAGCCTTTGTGGGCATCGGAGGGTTGAAAGCAAACCTTGGCACTCTGAAAGAGCTGGCTGTCAACTCTATCAG GTACAGCTCCCTGCCAGCTCATCTGAAGGACATGGGCCACGCcatgtggaaaaacaaatgGGACGCCTTCATTTTGGATAATTCATGA
- the LOC121890666 gene encoding probable polypeptide N-acetylgalactosaminyltransferase 8, whose translation MRSKWIKGLLLALSVAAAVLYLISIKREVHTHSERLQRAHHNDSIRGQGMLMRMNKMEADINRLLNIMNKLEKKEPVPQKNAEVKKERKVVRKLYPNSWLFERWGEELSEEEQKEAENLFQKYGYNAFLSDRLPLNREIPDTRPARCAAKKYPEDLPTIGVVLIYLDEALSIIKRAIRSIIDKTPAHLLKEIILVDDHSSNEDLMGKLDEYINFIHEERPGLVKKVRHSEQLGLTQARLSGWKNAVSDVVAILDAHIEVHVQWAEPLLARIKEDRTVILSPVFDRVNYDDLILTPYKTAAHAFDWALWCMYEKFRPEWYALKDESQPGKSPSVMGILVADRKFFGEIGSLDGGMKIYGGENVELGIRVWLCGGSIEIIPCSKIAHIERARKPYLPDLRVMMKRNALRVAEVWMDEYKYNVKIAWNIPLENHGIDIGDVSERKKLRERLKCKPFKWYLDNVYPELVSLNDVLAYGALINDLKPDLCIDQGPMPGNTPIIYVCHYYSAQHCFYGTNGQIYIGGIKSHKYNNNRCLVDPGTGVDPGLYDCKMAQQKKFHTLWDFKQGSSIQNRETKRCLEVAMGEDGIYKLVIQNCSGQSWKIQNLNKSQ comes from the exons ATGAGATCTAAATGGATCAAAGGATTACTTCTCGCCCTCTCTGTGGCTGCAGCTGTGTTATACCTCATCTCTATTAAGAGGGAGGTCCACACCCATTCAGAAAGACTCCAGAGGGCCCACCACAATGACTCCATCAGGGGCCAGGGAATGCTCATGAGGATGAACAAGATGGAAGCAGACATCAACAGGCTGC TCAATATAATGAATAAGCTTGAAAAGAAGGAACCGGTGCCACAGAAGAACGCAGAGGTGAAGAAGGAAAGGAAGGTGGTGAGGAAACTATACCCGAACTCATGGCTGTTCGAGAGGTGGGGCGAGGAGCtgtcagaggaggagcagaaggagGCTGAGAACTTATTTCAGAAATATGGCTACAATGCTTTCCTCAGTGATAGACTCCCCCTCAACAGAGAGATCCCTGACACCAGGCCTGCCAG GTGTGCTGCGAAAAAGTACCCAGAGGATCTTCCTACCATCGGTGTTGTGTTAATCTACCTGGATGAGGCTCTTTCCATCATCAAAAGGGCTATCCGCAGCATCATCGACAAGACACCAGCTCATCTGCTGAAAGAAATCATACTGGTGGACGATCACAGTAGCAACG AGGATTTAATGGGGAAACTGGATGAATACATCAACTTCATCCATGAGGAGCGTCCAGGCCTGGTGAAAAAAGTCCGGCACTCTGAACAGCTCGGCCTCACTCAAGCCAGACTGTCAGGATGGAAGAACGCTGTCAGTGACGTGGTGGCCATCCTGGATGCTCACATTGAAGTCCATGTGCAATG GGCAGAGCCATTACTAGCTCGCATCAAAGAGGACCGCACTGTGATATTGTCGCCAGTGTTTGACAGAGTCAACTATGATGACTTGATACTGACTCCCTACAAAACTGCAGCTCATGCCTTTGACTGGGCTCTGTGGTGCATGTACGAGAAGTTCAGACCTGAGTGGTACGCTCTAAAGGATGAGTCACAGCCTGGCAA GAGCCCCTCCGTCATGGGGATACTTGTGGCTGATCGTAAGTTCTTTGGAGAGATCGGAAGCCTTGATGGTGGAATGAAAATATATGGTGGTGAAAATGTGGAGCTCGGCATCCGG GTTTGGCTATGTGGAGGAAGCATAGAAATTATACCTTGCTCTAAAATTGCCCACATTGAACGAGCCCGTAAGCCTTACCTGCCAGACCTGAGAGTGATGATGAAGCGTAATGCACTGAGGGTGGCAGAGGTGTGGATGgatgaatataaatacaatgtCAAGATTGCCTGGAACATTCCCCTAGAG AATCATGGGATAGACATTGGGGatgtgtcagagagaaagaaattaaGAGAGAGGCTGAAGTGCAAGCCCTTCAAGTGGTATCTGGATAATGTTTACCCCGAGCTGGTCTCTCTGAATGATGTGCTTGCTTATGGAGCA CTCATAAATGATCTGAAGCCAGATCTCTGTATTGACCAAGGCCCAATGCCGGGAAACACACCCATTATATATGTATGTCACTACTACTCGGCCCAG CACTGTTTTTATGGCACCAATGGACAAATCTACATCGGTGGAATCAAATCTCACAAGTACAACAACAACCGATGTCTGGTGGACCCCGGTACAGGAGTCGACCCGGGTCTGTACGACTGCAAAATGGCCCAGCAGAAGAAGTTCCACACGCTGTGGGATTTTAAACAG GGATCATCTATCcagaacagagaaacaaagagatgtCTGGAAGTTGCGATGGGTGAAGATGGCATTTACAAACTAGTTATTCAGAATTGCAGTGGTCAGAGCTGGAAGATACAGAATCTTAACAAAAGCCAATAG